Proteins found in one Aspergillus puulaauensis MK2 DNA, chromosome 8, nearly complete sequence genomic segment:
- the mirB gene encoding MFS siderochrome iron transporter MirB (COG:P;~EggNog:ENOG410PW8K;~InterPro:IPR020846,IPR011701,IPR036259;~PFAM:PF07690;~TransMembrane:14 (i73-93o105-127i139-158o170-186i198-215o227-249i287-308o320-338i358-378o398-417i424-443o449-475i487-510o562-581i);~go_function: GO:0022857 - transmembrane transporter activity [Evidence IEA];~go_process: GO:0055085 - transmembrane transport [Evidence IEA]): MAIFDKVHNVVGEAERATVDDPIALQVRADDKEAGPGFASEEPGLKDEKPAENVQSGVQKIEAVTLAWSKSSVYVLLVLIWFITLVNNMRSVVVDSLSPYATSSFLGHSLLTVITVVASSMAGAVYIPMAKALDLWGRAEGFLVMLGFCILGIILLSVSKNLPTYCAGQVFYQVGFGGLSFSYDVLSADVTSLRNRGLAFAFTSSPALISAFAGSKAAEQFLAHVSWRWGIGVWGIILPAFGIPIYLMLAWNLHKATKKGFIVKEKKHWSITPDAIRRGIWWTLIEFDLPGVVLFAAGMVVFLLPFTLAASAPSGWRSGYIIAMIIVGFVLLILFGLWEIYAAPVPFLKHQYLTDRTVLGACMLNLTYQISYFCYSSYLTSFLQVVYEVDVATAGYVSNTFSVVSFVFLFIAGWLIRWTGRFKWILWACLPLYIFGLGLMIHFRQPGGYIGYIVMCEVFISVSGSIFILLCQIAVLATVDHQHVSAVLALLFVMGSIGGGIGSAISGAIWTNTFGAKLLRNLPAEVMGEYALIYGDLATQLGYAPGTEVRDVLNEAYGYAQVRMLAAGTAVMVLGFGWIAMMRNLNVKTMSQTRGNVL, from the exons ATGGCTATCTTCGATAAAGTCCATAATGTCGTTGGCGAGGCCGAGAGAGCGACGGTCGACGATCCGATCGCCCTCCAGGTGAGGGCCGACGACAAGGAAGCTGGGCCAGGCTTTGCTAGCGAAGAGCCGGGGctcaaggacgagaagcCAGCTGAGAATGTTCAGTCTGGTGTCCAGAAAATTGAGGCCGTCACACTGGCCTGGTCCAAGAGCTCCGTCTACGTCCTCCTAGTGCT CATCTGGTTCATCACCCTGGTCAACAACATGCGGAGTGTCGTGGTCGACAGTTTGTCGCCATACGCTACCAGTTCGTTCCTGGGCCACTCGCTTCTGACGGTCATCACTGTTGTTGCGTCGTCCATGGCCGGCGCCGTGTACATCCCCATGGCAAAGGCGCTCGATCTTTGGGGCCGTGCAGAGGGCTTCCTCGTTATGCTGGGCTTCTGCATCCTGGGTATCATCCTGCTATCTGTGTCCAAGAACCTGCCGACCTACTGTGCCGGACAAGTCTTCTACCAAGTAGGATTCGGCGGTCTTAGTTTCAGCTACGATGTGCTCTCCGCAGACGTGACCAGCCTGCGAAACCGAGGGCTGGCCTTTGCCTTCACATCGTCTCCTGCTTTGATCTCGGCCTTTGCTGGATCCAAGGCTGCCGAGCAGTTCCTGGCCCATGTCAGCTGGCGATGGGGCATTGGCGTCTGGGGCATTATCCTCCCGGCCTTTGGTATCCCGATCTACCTCATGCTGGCGTGGAATCTGCACAAGGCCACCAAGAAGGGGTTTATTGttaaggagaagaagcacTGGTCGATTACCCCTGACGCTATCAGGCGTGGGATCTGGTGGACGCTTATAGAGTTCGACT TGCCTGGAgtcgtcctcttcgccgccggaatggtcgtcttcctcctccccttcaccctcgccgccagcgcccCCTCAGGCTGGCGCAGCGGATACATCATCGCAATGATCATAGTCGgcttcgtcctcctcatcctcttcggcctctGGGAAATCTACGCGGCGCCCGTCCCCTTCCTCAAACACCAATACCTAACAGACCGCACCGTGCTAGGCGCCTGCATGCTCAACCTCACCTACCAAATCTCCTACTTCTGCTACTCGTCCTACCTCACCTCTTTCCTGCAGGTCGTCTACGAAGTCGACGTCGCCACAGCGGGGTACGTCTCCAACACATTCAGCGTCGTctccttcgtcttcctcttcatcgccggcTGGCTGATCCGCTGGACCGGCCGCTTCAAATGGATCCTCTGGGCCTGTCTCCCGCTGTATATCTTCGGGCTCGGCCTCATGATCCATTTCCGGCAGCCAGGCGGGTATATCGGGTACATTGTGATGTGCGAGGTCTTTATCTCTGTCTCCGGGAGTATCTTCATTCTGCTCTGCCAGATTGCCGTCCTGGCGACCGTCGACCACCAGCACGTCTCTGCTGTGCTGGCCCTGCTCTTCGTCATGGGTAGTATCGGCGGTGGGATCGGGAGTGCGATCTCCGGCGCGATCTGGACGAATACGTTTGGGGCGAAGTTGCTGCGCAATCTGCCGGCTGAGGTGATGGGTGAGTATGCGCTTATCTATGGGGATTTGGCTACGCAGCTGGGGTATGCGCCTGGGACGGAGGTGCGGGATGTGCTTAATGAGGCGTATGGGTATGCGCAGGTGCGGATGCTTGCGGCTGGCACGGCGGTGATGGtgcttgggtttgggtggattgcgatgatgaggaattTGAATGTGAAGACGATGAGCCAGACGAGGGGGAATGTTTTGTAG
- a CDS encoding alpha/beta hydrolase (COG:S;~EggNog:ENOG410PXH2;~InterPro:IPR000801,IPR029058) encodes MNHTKSTFRGLSDGLRRKVPSQMLYGNALFLTATEALRRRESHRSEPKAIVVAIGYPLTDSLFSPRRSTDLTPPCDNYTAPEGPDGKPKIEGHGGADKFLTFITEAVQPFIRTVFPNISFRKTALFGHSYGGLFVLHCLFTRPSSFDLYLAASPSIWWNDCFILSELARFCDGVPLEHPPVLRLSFGSREQLPVREPGESLEKFERREVAARRRGMEDNCSELYDRLSKAGLLRGLELKEYLDEDHGSVIAPALNGAIVFMEM; translated from the exons ATGAACCATACCAAGTCGACGTTTCGTGGCCTCTCGGATGGTCTGCGCAGGAAAGTTCCGTCGCAAATGCTCT ACGGCAATGCGCTATTCCTTACAGCAACTGAAGCCCTCCGTCGACGGGAATCCCACCGTTCCGAACCAAAAGCCATTGTCGTCGCTATAGGGTACCCCCTCACAGACTCCCTCTTCAGTCCCCGTAGAAGCACCGACCTTACTCCACCGTGCGACAACTACACGGCCCCCGAGGGACCAGACGGAAAACCAAAGATCGAAGGACATGGAGGCGCCGACAAGTTCCTGACATTCATCACCGAGGCCGTGCAACCGTTTATACGTACTGTATTCCCTAATATTTCGTTCCGAAAGACAGCGCTATTCGGTCACTCCTACGGCGGGCTATTTGTTCTTCATTGTCTCTTCACCCGGCCGTCGAGCTTCGATCTCTATCTTGCTGCGAGTCCGTCTATCTGGTGGAATGATTGTTTCATTCTCTCAGAGCTAGCTCGGTTCTGTGACGGCGTTCCTCTAGAACACCCTCCTGTTCTCCGGCTGTCATTTGGGTCCAGGGAGCAGCTCCCTGTGCGGGAGCCAGGGGAATCTCTAGAGAAGTTTGAGAGGAGGGAAGTTGCTGCTCGGAGGAGAGGCATGGAAGATAATTGCAGTGAACTGTACGATCGTCTTTCAAAGGCGGGACTCCTGCGTGGACTTGAATTGAAGGAGTATCTTGATGAGGATCATGGGAGTGTCATCGCGCCCGCTCTCAATGGGGCCATTGTATTCATGGAGATGTGA
- a CDS encoding uncharacterized protein (COG:S;~EggNog:ENOG410PMKQ;~InterPro:IPR013087), with protein sequence MGSGQNGQLTGDSTVHTPYTQGAYSTLDDPQVIDPAMLDLSRSRPGNLDIDPQLLDARGDHDSAGAGIKAISHWPENYLPPNEIPGVHSDVLGGFSGDLQVDGGNKAGRGLPRRRSRYLTRHSAAAGPVVIPNASSHDPMERWRNSPPEEEPALIPDIIDALKTTPEPAKPNGSRGNNAFRDYRRAASTTSGESSASSRDSQQSGRSSSSGRGRLRAGKNTRKKQSNTNALRRYCCTFCCDRFKSKYDWARHEKSLHVTLEAWHCAPFGTTIPSNALGETLCAFCGITNPTQAHIETHEPTACEAPSPPKTRRSFRRKDHLVQHLRHVHNVPATSTPPDLASWKIGHSSIPSRCGFCNKSLSTWAERTEHLAEHFRHGQTMSSWIGEHDFPPSFTALVANALPPYLIASESHSCIPFSATNCDVQDHFAQISSRAVVHAADQAKASTIAAPQTSREALPLPLPLRAIAPGVAPEQLSSFTQVLTLHLSRFAREQIQVRGGEVPSDEVFQQEARRVLYDSEDSWNQTIADNPEWMMAFRGLHCDGGLGPAVD encoded by the coding sequence ATGGGCTCGGGCCAGAACGGTCAGCTTACAGGCGATTCTACGGTGCATACTCCGTACACACAGGGTGCTTACTCGACATTAGATGATCCACAAGTGATCGACCCGGCTATGCTTGACCTTAGCCGGTCGAGACCTGGGAATTTAGACATAGATCCTCAGCTGTTGGATGCTCGCGGAGACCACGACAGCGCAGGTGCTGGGATCAAGGCCATATCACATTGGCCGGAGAACTACCTACCGCCAAATGAGATACCTGGGGTGCATAGTGATGTACTCGGCGGATTTTCTGGCGATCTTCAAGTAGATGGTGGAAACAAGGCTGGCCGCGGGCTCCCTCGACGGAGAAGCCGGTACCTGACCAGAcactcagcagcagctggtcCCGTTGTTATCCCCAATGCCAGTTCTCATGATCCCATGGAACGATGGCGGAACTCACCACCAGAGGAGGAGCCGGCGCTGATCCCGGATATCATTGATGCGTTGAAAACCACGCCAGAACCTGCGAAGCCAAATGGCTCACGAGGCAACAATGCATTCCGTGACTATCGTCGCGCTGCATCGACGACTAGCGGCGAATCCAGTGCCTCCTCTCGAGACTCGCAGCAATCAGGGCGCTCCAGCTCGTCAGGCCGGGGTCGGCTCCGGGCTGGCAAAAACACgcgaaagaagcagagcaacaCCAATGCGCTGCGCCGCTACTGCTGCACCTTTTGCTGCGACAGGTTCAAAAGCAAGTATGACTGGGCGAGACATGAAAAGTCCCTCCACGTTACTCTAGAGGCATGGCACTGTGCTCCGTTTGgcaccaccatcccatcCAACGCACTAGGCGAAACCCTCTGCGCCTTCTGTGGCATCACCAATCCAACCCAAGCACACATAGAAACCCACGAACCAACAGCCTGCGAAGCCCCATCTCCACCCAAAACCCGGCGGTCCTTCCGGCGCAAAGACCACCTCGTCCAACACCTCCGCCACGTCCACAACGTCCCAGCGACAAGCACACCACCGGATCTCGCGTCCTGGAAAATCGGCCACTCATCCATCCCCTCGCGGTGCGGCTTCTGCAATAAATCCTTATCCACCTGGGCCGAACGCACCGAACACCTCGCCGAACACTTCCGACACGGCCAGACCATGTCCTCCTGGATCGGCGAGCACGACTTCCCACCGTCCTTCACAGCCCTCGTCGCAAACGCTTTACCGCCGTACCTGATCGCCTCGGAATCACACAGCTGCAtccccttctccgcaacGAACTGCGACGTGCAGGACCACTTTGCGCAGATCTCGTCGCGGGCCGTCGTGCATGCAGCGGACCAGGCGAAGGCGAGTACAATCGCTGCGCCGCAGACATCAAGAGAAGCCTTGCCATTGCCGTTACCATTGCGCGCCATTGCGCCGGGTGTTGCGCCGGAGCAGCTGAGCTCGTTTACGCAGGTGCTGACGCTGCATCTGAGCCGGTTTGCGCGGGAGCAGATCCAGGTCCGCGGGGGCGAGGTGCCGAGTGATGAGGTGTTCCAGCAGGAGGCGCGGCGGGTGCTGTATGATTCGGAGGATTCGTGGAATCAGACGATTGCGGATAACCCGGAGTGGATGATGGCGTTTAGGGGGTTGCATTGTGATGGGGGCCTTGGACCTGCAGTTGATTAG
- a CDS encoding uncharacterized protein (COG:S;~EggNog:ENOG410PS66) — protein MASQPQPRIFVDDVWHLIAEYFSQPSPSSSPDGNPDEATEYWKPKSLAVLTPHLSDLISLSSTCTYFRDLLGPRIFKSLYLQNSAKSARSVKAVAAGNFSGCVSELRYAAAYKIDSSLEELYPPELDNVLSNLSCFNSLQLLSLDFPFDHSNIQLLRRARKHDTPASTIQEREDVWLGLVSASFGAITSSYTDNNAPQFRSLEIHNLNPVALPTIATPPFHSLLSRLKSLKLALEPPHYLSLHRIITPQSASISLDNFGPWLFNHLTSLEDLSFNPSDSGPHMGNAGQDPAYILDIGLRNATMPSLKSVTLANIFICAELTGFLRRHLAALEGIALLFCRAYVPYSGNSADNNSEYPNTSWTTLFKSLSSANPPVLKSFTYTTPQDELILWSPDDDWLSRDLVEAMHRKRAAEPDTLLFPHHEIPDAGYPMRDMKANIKSFLAGEDYRAFLGLRGVLKGDGGRDEVPLEWDRKGYGRWKYIPVSER, from the exons ATGGCCtctcaaccccagcctcgaATCTTTGTAGACGATGTGTGGCATCTTATAGCCGAGTATTTTTcccagccatctccatccagctCCCCCGACGGCAACCCAGATGAGGCGACTGAGTATTGGAAACCCAAGAGCTTGGCCGTGCTGACGCCGCACCTCAGCGACCTGATATCTCTGAGCAGCACTTGCACTTATTTCCGGGACCTGCTTGGCCCGCGTATATTCAAGTCGCTTTACCTGCAGAATTCCGCCAAAAGCGCTCGATCTGTAAAGGCAGTTGCAGCTGGGAACTTCTCTGGATGCGTCAGCGAGTTGCGGTATGCTGCCGCTT ACAAAATTGACTCCTCGCTCGAGGAGCTGTACCCGCCTGAACTGGACAATGTCCTCTCAAACCTGTCTTGCTTCAATAGCCTGCAGCTCCTCAGCCTGGACTTCCCATTCGACCACTCTaatatccagctcctccgGCGCGCGCGTAAGCACGACACGCCCGCCAGCACAATCCAGGAACGAGAAGACGTCTGGCTTGGTTTAGTATCAGCGAGTTTCGGTGCCATCACATCAAGCTACACCGACAATAACGCTCCTCAATTCCGCTCCCTCGAAatccacaacctcaaccccgtCGCCCTCCCCACAATCGCAACACCACCATtccactccctcctctcaCGCCTCAAATCCCTCAAACTCGCTCTCGAACCTCCCCACTACCTCTCCCTACACAGGATCATCACCCCACAGTCCGCCTCGATCTCCCTCGACAACTTCGGCCCCTGGCTCTTCAACCACCTCACCTCCCTCGAAGATCTCTCGTTCAACCCCTCCGATTCCGGCCCTCACATGGGAAATGCGGGCCAGGATCCCGCTTATATCCTGGACATCGGCCTGCGGAACGCAACAATGCCGAGCCTGAAGAGCGTCACGCTGGCGAATATCTTTATCTGCGCTGAACTGACGGGCTTTCTGCGTCGGCATTTGGCAGCCCTGGAAGGTATCGCGTTGCTTTTCTGTCGGGCTTATGTGCCGTACTCTGGCAATAGCGCCGACAACAACAGTGAATACCCCAATACATCCTGGACCACCCTCTTCAAATCCCTAAGCTCTGCAAACCCTCCAGTTCTGAAGTCATTCACGTACACCACACCCCAGGACGAACTGATCCTATGGAGCCCGGACGACGACTGGCTCAGCAGGGACCTCGTGGAAGCAATGCATCGCAAGCGGGCAGCGGAGCCTGATACGCTGCTCTTCCCGCATCATGAGATACCCGATGCCGGGTATCCTATGAGGGATATGAAGGCTAATATCAAGAGTTTCCTAGCTGGGGAGGATTATAGGGCTTTTTTGGGGCTTAGAGGTGTTCTTAAGGGGGATGGGGGTCGGGACGAAGTGCCGCTGGAGTGGGATAGGAAGGGGTATGGGAGGTGGAAGTATATCCCTGTTAGTGAGAGATGA
- a CDS encoding uncharacterized protein (COG:U;~EggNog:ENOG410QE2Z;~InterPro:IPR011701,IPR036259;~PFAM:PF07690;~TransMembrane:8 (o234-257i288-314o326-345i365-386o406-424i431-451o497-521i574-593o);~go_function: GO:0022857 - transmembrane transporter activity [Evidence IEA];~go_process: GO:0055085 - transmembrane transport [Evidence IEA]) gives MASAVDEIAAAPKGSPAAVEPVTEKPDYSPNEEASDSESLQAGVRRAEMLRKGWTRQGLIITFTGYSTVNQINKRPALLILDRLFLASLVNNFGDYSTQVYVPYATSSFKQHSAMSAANVVANITRIAAYPIIAKLGDVFGRAEMFTLSILFQAIGYAIYAACKNVSQYIAGGIFENIGSTGFGLTQQVFVADVTDLVNRAVWSTLPDSLTVIPALYIGTEISTRMLADSHWRWGYGMWAIIQPVCSTLLVGAMLYYQRRTPAPKKTSEMIGWNDDSNQSYWRRIYNVVWIQLDGFGAVLLLLGLSLFLIPLSLTGSGNSDDWHKGSFIAMLVLGVVIFAVFIAWDTWVAQKPFIPYRMIRNRTVAAACLLGALDFFHYSVFTVFFTSYLQVAAHYSPGTATRIDNSLRVAFQVSGIFAAYFMKYTRRSQIWVLTGVPLCVLGMGVLLYLVDMGNGRIGTEAAFVAVKSLIGIGRGFYQTASQVSVQARVSRGEVSVVTAVFFAAMSVGAAVGTSVAGAIWRNTLPGKLSQHLPPEYKDQGGAIFSSIVEAQKYEVGTPVREAIDAAYRGSQRLLGIAALASLVPMLVIMFFLENVRLDERTTAVENGDDEGDAGKSEVQDGKVEGRS, from the exons ATGGCTTCGGCAGTCGACGAGATCGCGGCGGCGCCCAAGGGCTCACCAGCTGCAGTAGAACCAGTGACCGAAAAGCCGGATTACAGTCCTAATGAAGAGGCCTCAGACTCGGAGAGTCTGCAGGCAGGTGTACGCAGGGCCGAGATGCTCCGCAAGGGCTGGACGCGCCAAGGGCTGATTATAACATTCACCGGGTACTCTACAGTCAATCAAATCAATAAGCGTCCTGCCTTGCTGATTCTCGACAGACTGTTCCTGGCTTCTCTGGTGAACAACTTTGGCGACTACTCCACCCAGGTGTACGTGCCGTATGCGACATCCTCGTTCAAGCAGCACTCGGCCATGTCGGCTGCGAATGTCGTGGCCAATATTACGCGGATTGCGGCGTATCCCATCATTGCGAAGCTGGGAGAT GTCTTTGGGCGAGCGGAGATGTTCACCCTCTCTATCCTGTTCCAGGCTATTGGATATGCCATCTATGCGGCATGCAAGAATGTTTCGCAGTACATT GCCGGGGGCATCTTCGAGAATATCGG TTCCACCGGCTTTGGCCTCACGCAGCAAGTCTTCGTAGCAGACGTCACAGACCTCGTCAACCGCGCCGTCTGGTCGACCCTCCCAGACTCGCTTACCGTCATCCCAGCCCTCTACATCGGCACCGAAATCTCGACCCGCATGCTGGCAGACTCGCACTGGCGCTGGGGCTACGGCATGTGGGCAATCATCCAGCCTGTCTGCTCTACTCTGCTGGTCGGCGCAATGCTCTACTACCAGCGGCGCACGCCAGCACCCAAGAAGACATCCGAGATGATCGGCTGGAACGACGACAGCAACCAGAGCTACTGGAGACGCATCTACAACGTAGTCTGGATCCAGCTCGACGGATTCGGCgctgtccttcttctcctgggtCTatcgctcttcctcatcccctTGTCACTCACAGGGTCCGGGAACAGCGATGACTGGCACAAGGGCTCGTTCATTGCAATGCTCGTACTAGGCGTGgtcatcttcgccgtcttcatcgcGTGGGATACCTGGGTTGCCCAAAAGCCATTCATCCCGTACCGCATGATCAGGAATCGAACTGTCGCTGCAGCCTGTCTACTCGGCGCTCTGGATTTCTTCCACTACTCCGTCTTCacggtcttcttcaccagctACCTCCAGGTCGCCGCTCATTACAGCCCTGGCACGGCAACGCGGATTGA CAACTCCCTCCGCGTCGCCTTCCAAGTCTCCGGAATCTTCGCCGCCTACTTCATGAAATACACCCGTCGGTCCCAGATCTGGGTTCTGACCGGCGTGCCCCTCTGCGTGCTCGGCATGGGCGTGCTGCTCTACCTAGTCGACATGGGCAACGGCCGAATAGGCACCGAAGCAGCATTCGTAGCCGTGAAATCgctcatcggcatcggccGCGGGTTCTACCAGACTGCGTCCCAGGTCTCCGTGCAGGCGAGGGTTTCGCGGGGCGAAGTCTCGGTCGTTACGGCGGTTTTCTTTGCTGCTATGAGTGTTGGGGCCGCGGTTGGGACTAG CGTCGCCGGTGCAATCTGGCGAAACACGCTCCCCGGGAAACTCTCCCAGCATCTGCCACCCGAATACAAAGACCAGGGCGGGGCGATATTCTCGAGCATAGTCGAGGCACAGAAGTACGAGGTTGGGACGCCCGTGCGTGAGGCGATTGATGCCGCGTACCGAGGGTCTCAGCGGCTGCTGGGTATTGCGGCCCTGGCGTCGCTGGTGCCCATGTTGGTGATTATGTTCTTTTTGGAGAATGTGAGGCTTGATGAGAGGACGACAGCTGTAGagaatggtgatgatgagggtgaTGCTGGTAAGAGTGAGGTGCAGGACGGAAAGGTTGAGGGAAGGTCGTGA
- a CDS encoding ketopantoate reductase family protein (COG:H;~EggNog:ENOG410PMYW;~InterPro:IPR003710,IPR013752,IPR036291,IPR013332, IPR008927,IPR013328;~PFAM:PF02558,PF08546;~go_function: GO:0008677 - 2-dehydropantoate 2-reductase activity [Evidence IEA];~go_function: GO:0016491 - oxidoreductase activity [Evidence IEA];~go_process: GO:0015940 - pantothenate biosynthetic process [Evidence IEA];~go_process: GO:0055114 - oxidation-reduction process [Evidence IEA]) produces MSKLCRFMQRSYSRLSPLAVSRPHIHVLGLGSIGTFTAHGLQDIPEPPEVTLLLHRESLYEEYIRDSGRITLRTLDGGITKHDGYNVELYKSGKWQTPSSFTPANNKINNLIVTVKATQTVSALDALKSRLSPSSTVLFLQNGCGMIDDVNEQLFPDPTTRPNYIVGVISHGVTLDSPFNATHTGAAAISLGSVPRATTPAQQRSGDTTGEEGEGYMLTTLLAQSPRLAATSYTYTDVLQIQLEKLAVNGFCNPVCALHDAKNAILFGFPELRREILSEISNIVLHLPELAGVPGVRERFCVERLESTVNGILERTRETTCSMVVDLRGRRETEVRYINGYWVRRGREVGVSVAVNERLMREVSKRSVHSQNYI; encoded by the exons ATGTCAAAACTCTGCAGATTCATGCAGCGAAGCTACTCAAGACTGTCACCACTGGCAGTCTCCCGGCCTCACATCCACGTCCTGGGACTGGGAAGCATCGGCACATTCACGGCGCACGGTCTCCAGGATATCCCAGAACCCCCAGAAGtaaccctcctcctccatcgcgaATCGCTTTACGAAGAATACATCCGAGACAGCGGCCGAATAACCCTGCGCACGCTCGATGGAGGTATAACCAAGCATGACGGGTACAATGTCGAGCTCTACAAGAGCGGAAAATGGCAGACGCCATCATCATTCACACCAGCAAACAACAAGATAAATAACCTGATTGTAACAGTCAAAGCGACGCAGACTGTATCTGCCCTTGACGCACTCAAGTCCCGACTCTCACCGTCCTCGACAGtgctcttcctccagaaCGGCTGCGGCATGATCGACGATGTAAACGAGCAGCTGTTTCCGGATCCAACGACGAGGCCGAACTATATCGTCGGGGTCATTTCGCATGGGGTTACACTTGACTCGCCATTCAATGCAACGCATACAGGTGCGGCTGCCATTTCTCTAGGATCGGTTCCTCGTGCAACTACACCAGCACAACAACGCAGCGGAGATACGacaggagaggaaggagaaggataCATGCTgaccaccctcctcgcccaatcCCCCCGTCTCGCCGCAACATCCTACACATACACAGACGTGCTCCAAATCCAGCTCGAAAAACTCGCCGTGAATGGCTTCTGCAACCCCGTGTGCGCACTACACGACGCCAAGAACGCGATCCTATTTGGCTTCCCTGAACTGCGGCGGGAGATACTCTCCGAGATCTCGAATATCGTGTTGCATTTGCCGGAACTCGCTGGTGTTCCTGGGGTTAGGGAGCGGTTTTGTGTTGAGAGGCTGGAGAGTACGGTGAATGGGATTctggagaggacgagggagaCGACGTGCTCGATGGTTGTTGACTTGAGGGGTAGGCGTGAGACAGAGGTCCGGTATATTAATGGATACTGGGTGAGACGGGGGAGGGAGGTTGGGGTTTCGGTGGCTGTGAATGAGCGCTTGATGCGCGAGGTATCAAAGCGGAGTGTGCATAGCCAGAAT TATATCTAG